One genomic region from Lysobacterales bacterium encodes:
- a CDS encoding cyclic nucleotide-binding domain-containing protein, which produces MNGEPGSGHPHASYRIAIIGSGPAGLSAAARAAELDAAERPGQPPSHVLLEASDAHARTIQRYQKGKFVMAEPGFLDLRSPLRFRAGTREAVLAAWAQGIERLGIHVRYRAEVVAIRGQRGAFEITLKNGSSVRAEHVVLAIGLEGQPNRIGAPGEDCGLVHYQLDDPEAWRGETIVVVGAGDSAIENALGLSRNNAVHIVNRRDEFSRAKEGNLNAVLRAINDRRLDFHCHYRATVERIEPASADGRGAIVLNTPEGQRRIACHKVLARLGGTPPRRFLEACGVGFPSDRPDALPVLDAQYQSSVPGLYVIGSLAGFPLIKQAMNQGQDVVDSLLGRAVRPVDHVLLALQFAGLPYVAEVEEILALYQQRVPMFRRMSALAFRELLIESRLIVSFGDADSVRSARAQVERGVAARRAEQRARREAQLEQMRRAGERPSESDLADPPEPRATEVLEADSALFRTGDYSNGFYTVLEGEVRLRHSGSSSELILKPGQFFGEMSLISGRPRSGDAFVGADTILIETPRRTMVKLLNSNDEVRAGVDWIFIVRALQGQFAPALPVAELRAIAQAAKVRSFAAGELLYSEGETGDCLHLVRSGTIALTRGGGLVGHAQSGQLCGQMALMGDPLRRETARAAVRTETIQLGRAEFLELLKKDPQRVGALQAETSQQLRNFSVLEALPEGGELVSFLMAEGLGEATNALLIDESLCVGCDNCEKACADTHGGLSRLDRHRGRSHAAVHVPISCRHCEHPHCMKDCPTDSIHRAIGGEVFIDDRCIGCGNCQTHCPYGVIRMEYAAPKKPSLLSWLLFATGHGPGEDIGAAPDKAAKAAGRKAVKCDACQGIDGGPACVRACPTGAAVRTSPAGFAALVEKRLHG; this is translated from the coding sequence ATGAACGGTGAACCCGGATCGGGCCACCCGCACGCCAGCTATCGCATCGCCATCATCGGCTCGGGGCCGGCCGGACTGAGCGCGGCCGCGCGCGCGGCCGAACTCGATGCCGCCGAGCGGCCGGGTCAGCCGCCCAGCCACGTGCTGCTCGAAGCTTCGGACGCCCACGCGCGCACCATCCAGCGCTACCAGAAGGGCAAGTTCGTGATGGCCGAGCCCGGCTTTCTCGACTTGCGCAGCCCGCTGCGCTTTCGCGCGGGTACGCGGGAAGCGGTGCTGGCGGCCTGGGCACAGGGCATCGAACGCCTGGGCATCCACGTGCGCTATCGCGCCGAGGTGGTCGCCATCCGCGGCCAGCGCGGCGCGTTCGAAATCACGCTGAAGAACGGCAGCAGCGTACGCGCCGAGCATGTGGTGCTGGCGATCGGGCTCGAGGGCCAGCCGAACCGCATCGGTGCGCCGGGCGAGGATTGCGGTCTGGTCCACTACCAGCTCGACGACCCCGAAGCCTGGCGCGGCGAAACCATCGTCGTGGTCGGCGCAGGCGATTCGGCGATCGAGAACGCGCTCGGTCTGTCGCGCAACAACGCTGTGCACATCGTCAACCGCCGCGACGAGTTCTCGCGCGCCAAAGAAGGCAACCTCAACGCGGTGCTGCGCGCGATCAACGACCGCAGGCTCGACTTCCACTGCCACTACCGCGCCACCGTCGAACGGATCGAGCCTGCGAGCGCGGACGGCCGCGGCGCGATCGTGTTGAACACACCCGAAGGCCAGCGCCGCATCGCCTGCCACAAGGTGCTGGCGCGGCTGGGCGGCACGCCGCCGCGCAGGTTTCTGGAAGCCTGCGGCGTGGGTTTTCCCAGTGACCGTCCCGACGCCCTGCCGGTTCTCGATGCGCAATACCAGAGCAGCGTGCCGGGCCTGTACGTGATCGGCTCGCTGGCGGGCTTTCCGCTGATCAAGCAGGCGATGAACCAGGGCCAGGACGTGGTCGACAGCCTGCTCGGCCGCGCGGTGCGCCCGGTCGATCACGTGCTGCTGGCCCTGCAGTTTGCCGGTCTGCCGTATGTGGCCGAGGTCGAGGAGATCCTCGCCCTGTACCAGCAGCGGGTGCCGATGTTCCGGCGCATGAGCGCGCTGGCCTTTCGCGAGCTGCTGATCGAGAGCCGCTTGATTGTCAGCTTCGGCGACGCCGACAGCGTGCGCTCCGCGCGGGCGCAGGTGGAGAGGGGCGTCGCCGCACGTCGCGCTGAGCAGCGTGCGCGGCGCGAGGCCCAGCTGGAGCAGATGCGCCGCGCCGGCGAGAGGCCCAGCGAAAGCGATCTCGCCGATCCGCCCGAGCCACGCGCCACCGAAGTGCTGGAGGCCGACAGCGCCTTGTTCCGCACCGGCGACTACAGCAACGGCTTCTACACCGTGCTGGAAGGCGAGGTGCGTCTGCGCCACAGCGGCAGCAGCAGCGAGCTGATCCTGAAGCCGGGGCAGTTCTTCGGCGAGATGAGCCTGATCTCGGGACGGCCGCGCAGTGGCGACGCTTTCGTCGGCGCCGACACGATCCTGATCGAGACGCCGCGGCGGACGATGGTGAAGCTGCTCAACTCGAACGACGAGGTGCGCGCCGGCGTCGACTGGATCTTTATCGTGCGCGCCCTGCAGGGGCAGTTCGCGCCGGCGCTGCCGGTGGCCGAGCTGCGCGCCATTGCACAGGCCGCCAAGGTGCGCAGCTTCGCCGCCGGCGAGCTGCTCTACAGCGAAGGCGAGACTGGTGACTGCCTGCATCTGGTGCGCAGCGGCACCATCGCGCTGACCCGCGGCGGCGGCCTGGTTGGGCATGCACAGAGCGGCCAGCTCTGCGGACAGATGGCCTTGATGGGCGATCCGCTGCGCCGAGAGACCGCGCGCGCGGCGGTGCGCACCGAGACCATCCAGCTCGGTCGCGCCGAGTTCCTGGAGCTGCTCAAGAAAGATCCGCAGCGGGTCGGCGCCCTGCAGGCCGAGACCAGCCAGCAGCTGCGCAACTTCTCGGTGCTGGAAGCCCTGCCCGAAGGCGGCGAGCTGGTGTCCTTCCTGATGGCCGAAGGCCTCGGCGAGGCGACCAATGCCCTGCTGATCGACGAATCGCTGTGCGTGGGCTGCGACAACTGCGAGAAGGCCTGCGCCGACACCCACGGCGGGCTGTCGCGGCTGGATCGCCACCGTGGGCGCTCACACGCCGCGGTGCACGTGCCGATCTCCTGCCGGCACTGCGAGCACCCGCACTGCATGAAGGACTGCCCGACCGATTCGATCCATCGCGCGATCGGCGGCGAGGTTTTCATCGACGACCGCTGCATCGGCTGCGGCAACTGCCAGACGCACTGCCCCTACGGCGTGATCCGCATGGAATACGCCGCGCCGAAGAAGCCCAGCCTGCTCAGCTGGCTGCTGTTCGCGACCGGCCATGGGCCCGGCGAAGACATCGGCGCGGCCCCCGACAAGGCCGCCAAAGCAGCCGGCAGGAAGGCGGTCAAATGCGACGCCTGCCAAGGCATCGACGGCGGCCCGGCCTGCGTGCGCGCCTGCCCGACCGGTGCCGCGGTGCGCACTTCGCCGGCGGGCTTTGCCGCGCTGGTCGAGAAGCGCCTGCATGGCTGA
- a CDS encoding heme-binding protein: protein MPIGWVLTHRSFTRAPVIAKPIGWVSTHHGLDQAAPFPRATPRVSSCVVTDVVGTVAVGQDPPYAEAKPIGWVSTHRGRDPAAACSRATRLAPSRIGSDGVGSAAVGQDPPYVAPRFIGRAGWGILLALVASLACAADPRPEREGGLRGQGADLTASAPQLRAAAAPAICASCVQAAGLEASQTLSAAEVGQVIAQAVAQARADTAVATIAVVDRVGNVLGVYAMSGSARDLRVASTATGAPAIDGGLEGIVLPAAVGGPALAAIAKAVTGAYLSSGGNAFSTRTASQIVQQHFNPGELNQPGGPLFGVQFSQLACSDFMRRASLMQGMTGPKRSPLGLSADPGGFPLYKQGVLVGGVGVSADGRYTLDPSVADFDQDLDERIALAATLGFDAPRDIQASRITVDGKVLRFSDASAGQLASGVAGARFSALNASAGSLLDVPGYGGGALRGGSAFGLTESGLRLAPAAQFGGSEAFVWVDAFDAPRHPPRAGSETAAALSEAEVTALLAEALTIADASRAQIRRPLGSNARVSIAVVDSRGEILGMVRSRDAPVFGADVSLQKARSAAFFSAPNAGDFIRSLSAPTVLLDANLAPRRTIDLRPVAAAFDAFLGRPALDGSVAFSARSIGNLARPFYPDGILTAQPGPLSAPRGQWSPFATGFQLDLALNGIVQHVAHTADLPGFANDTPDNCAGVALGSGASTAPSRQLANGLQIFPGGVPVYRGDRMIGAVGVSGDGIDQDDMIAFLAVHRAGLRTGGGLGNAPPARRADQLAPQGARLRYVQCPYAPFLGSNAQNVCAGL, encoded by the coding sequence ATGCCCATAGGGTGGGTCTTGACCCACCGGAGCTTCACGCGCGCCCCGGTGATCGCGAAGCCCATAGGGTGGGTCTCGACCCACCATGGCCTCGACCAGGCCGCGCCCTTTCCACGCGCCACGCCTCGCGTGTCCTCGTGTGTCGTCACTGACGTCGTAGGCACCGTAGCGGTGGGTCAAGACCCACCCTATGCAGAAGCGAAGCCCATAGGGTGGGTCTCGACCCACCGTGGCCGCGATCCTGCCGCGGCTTGCTCGCGCGCCACGCGTCTCGCGCCCTCGCGTATCGGCAGCGACGGCGTAGGCAGCGCAGCGGTGGGTCAAGACCCACCCTATGTGGCCCCGAGGTTCATCGGGCGCGCTGGGTGGGGCATCCTGCTGGCGCTCGTCGCGAGCCTCGCCTGTGCCGCCGATCCGCGGCCCGAGCGCGAAGGCGGGCTGCGCGGGCAGGGCGCGGATCTGACAGCGTCGGCGCCCCAGCTGCGCGCCGCTGCTGCGCCTGCGATCTGCGCGTCCTGCGTGCAGGCCGCCGGCCTTGAAGCTTCGCAGACGCTCAGCGCGGCCGAGGTCGGCCAGGTCATTGCCCAAGCGGTGGCGCAGGCGCGCGCCGACACTGCGGTCGCCACGATTGCCGTGGTCGACCGCGTCGGCAACGTGCTGGGCGTCTACGCGATGAGCGGTTCGGCGCGGGATCTGCGCGTTGCGAGCACGGCCACCGGCGCGCCTGCCATCGACGGCGGACTCGAGGGCATCGTCCTGCCCGCCGCTGTGGGCGGCCCCGCGCTCGCAGCAATTGCCAAGGCCGTGACCGGCGCTTACCTGTCCAGCGGCGGCAACGCCTTCAGTACCCGCACTGCCAGCCAGATCGTGCAGCAGCATTTCAATCCGGGCGAGCTCAACCAGCCCGGTGGCCCGCTGTTCGGCGTGCAGTTCAGCCAGCTCGCGTGCTCGGACTTCATGCGCCGCGCCAGTCTCATGCAGGGCATGACCGGGCCCAAGCGCTCGCCGCTGGGCCTGTCGGCGGACCCGGGCGGCTTTCCGCTGTACAAGCAGGGCGTGCTGGTCGGCGGCGTCGGCGTCAGTGCCGATGGCCGCTACACGCTGGACCCCAGCGTCGCCGACTTCGACCAGGATCTCGACGAGCGGATCGCGCTTGCTGCCACCCTGGGCTTCGACGCGCCGCGCGACATCCAGGCCAGCCGCATCACCGTCGACGGCAAGGTGCTGCGCTTCAGCGATGCCTCTGCCGGACAGCTCGCCAGCGGCGTGGCCGGAGCCCGTTTCTCTGCCCTCAACGCAAGCGCCGGCAGCCTGCTCGACGTGCCTGGCTACGGCGGCGGCGCCTTGCGTGGCGGCAGCGCGTTCGGGCTCACCGAATCCGGCCTGCGGCTGGCGCCCGCCGCCCAGTTCGGCGGCAGCGAAGCCTTCGTCTGGGTCGATGCCTTCGATGCACCGCGCCACCCGCCGCGCGCCGGCAGCGAAACCGCGGCTGCGCTCAGCGAAGCCGAAGTCACCGCCCTGCTGGCCGAGGCGCTGACGATTGCCGACGCCAGCCGGGCGCAGATCCGGCGCCCGCTGGGTTCGAATGCACGGGTCTCGATCGCCGTGGTCGACAGCCGCGGCGAGATCCTCGGCATGGTGCGCTCGCGCGATGCGCCCGTGTTCGGCGCCGACGTCTCGCTGCAGAAGGCGCGTTCGGCGGCCTTCTTCAGCGCGCCGAACGCCGGCGATTTCATTCGCAGCCTCAGCGCGCCGACCGTGCTGCTGGACGCGAACCTCGCGCCGCGCCGCACGATCGATCTGCGGCCGGTCGCGGCGGCCTTCGACGCGTTCCTGGGGCGCCCCGCGCTGGACGGCAGCGTGGCTTTCTCGGCGCGCTCGATAGGCAACCTGGCGCGGCCCTTCTACCCGGACGGCATCCTCACCGCCCAGCCGGGGCCGCTGTCGGCGCCGCGCGGTCAGTGGAGCCCCTTCGCCACCGGCTTCCAGCTCGATCTGGCGCTGAACGGCATCGTCCAGCATGTGGCCCACACCGCGGACCTGCCGGGCTTCGCCAACGACACGCCGGACAACTGCGCCGGTGTCGCGCTGGGCAGCGGCGCATCGACGGCGCCCTCGCGCCAGCTGGCCAACGGGCTGCAGATCTTCCCCGGTGGGGTGCCTGTGTACCGCGGCGATCGCATGATCGGCGCGGTTGGCGTGTCGGGCGATGGCATCGACCAGGACGACATGATCGCCTTCCTCGCCGTGCATCGTGCTGGACTGCGGACGGGCGGCGGACTTGGCAATGCGCCGCCGGCGCGTCGCGCGGACCAGCTGGCGCCGCAGGGCGCGCGCTTGCGCTATGTGCAGTGTCCCTATGCGCCCTTCCTCGGCTCGAATGCGCAGAACGTCTGCGCCGGACTGTGA